In Brassica rapa cultivar Chiifu-401-42 chromosome A06, CAAS_Brap_v3.01, whole genome shotgun sequence, a single window of DNA contains:
- the LOC103827911 gene encoding eukaryotic translation initiation factor 3 subunit D, translated as MVFETFEVGTVPYNSDGWGPPDTSDTSSTSVAAANLLPNVPLASFSRSEKLGRVADWTRSLSNPSARPPTGSKSDPSAIFDFSAFAIDEGFGLANPDEDAAFRLVDGKPPPRPKFGPKWRFNQYHNRNQLPQRRDEEVEAKKREAEKDRARRDRHYNMNRNNIHQQRREAAAFKSSVDIQPEWNMLEQIPFSSFSKLSFTVQEPEDLLLCGGLECYDRTFDRITPKAERRLERFKNRSFKVTTSDDLVIRRLAKEDKATVFATDAILAALMCAPRSVYSWDLVIQRVGNKLFFDKRDGSPLDLLSVHETSQEPLPEGKDDINSAHSLGVEAAFINQNFAQQVLVKNGKREAFDEPIPNANEGEENASVAYRYRRWKLDDSMYLVARCELQSTVELNNQKSFLTLNALNEFDPKYSGVDWRQKLETQRGAVLANELKNNGNKLAKWTAQALLANADMMKIGFVSRVHPRDHFNHVILSVLGYKPKDFAGQINLNTNNMWGIVKSIVDLCMKLSEGKYVLVKDPSKPQVRIYEVPADAFENDYVEEPLPEDEQVQPPEENNTEGGGGAETNVAAEDKKPEGQA; from the coding sequence ATGGTGTTCGAAACCTTCGAAGTCGGCACTGTACCTTATAATTCCGATGGCTGGGGACCTCCAGATACCTCCGACACTTCCTCCACCAGCGTCGCCGCCGCGAATCTCCTCCCTAACGTCCCCTTGGCTTCCTTCTCTCGCTCAGAGAAGCTAGGACGCGTCGCCGATTGGACTCGATCTCTCTCCAACCCCTCCGCTCGTCCCCCCACCGGATCCAAGTCCGATCCCTCCGCCATCTTCGATTTCTCCGCCTTTGCCATAGACGAAGGCTTCGGCCTCGCTAACCCCGACGAAGACGCAGCTTTCCGATTGGTCGACGGCAAGCCCCCGCCGCGTCCCAAATTCGGACCGAAATGGAGATTCAACCAGTACCATAACCGTAACCAGCTCCCCCAGCGCCGCGACGAAGAAGTGGAAGCGAAGAAACGCGAAGCGGAGAAAGATCGAGCTCGTCGCGATCGCCATTACAATATGAACCGCAACAATATCCACCAGCAGCGACGCGAGGCCGCCGCGTTTAAGTCGTCGGTGGATATTCAGCCCGAGTGGAATATGCTCGAGCAGATTCCTTTCTCCAGCTTCTCGAAGCTCTCCTTCACGGTTCAGGAGCCGGAGGATCTCCTCCTCTGCGGCGGTCTCGAGTGTTACGATCGGACTTTCGATCGCATCACTCCTAAAGCTGAGCGGAGACTCGAGCGTTTCAAGAACAGGAGCTTTAAGGTTACCACGAGTGATGATCTTGTTATCAGGCGTCTCGCTAAGGAGGATAAAGCTACTGTTTTCGCCACTGATGCGATCCTTGCTGCTCTCATGTgtgctcctaggtcggtttactcGTGGGATCTTGTGATCCAACGCGTTGGGAACAAGCTCTTCTTTGATAAGAGGGATGGTTCTCCGCTTGATTTGTTGTCTGTTCACGAGACTTCTCAGGAGCCGTTGCCTGAAGGGAAAGACGATATCAACTCTGCTCATTCTCTCGGCGTGGAGGCTGCTTTCATCAACCAGAACTTCGCGCAGCAGGTTTTGGTTAAGAACGGGAAGAGGGAGGCTTTTGATGAGCCTATCCCTAATGCTAATGAAGGTGAAGAGAATGCTTCTGTTGCTTATAGGTATAGGAGATGGAAGCTTGATGATAGTATGTATCTAGTCGCTAGGTGTGAGTTGCAGAGCACTGTTGAGCTGAATAACCAGAAGTCGTTCCTCACTTTGAACGCGCTTAACGAGTTTGATCCTAAGTACTCTGGTGTTGATTGGAGGCAGAAGCTAGAGACTCAGAGAGGTGCGGTTTTAGCTAATGAGTTGAAGAACAATGGTAATAAGTTAGCTAAGTGGACTGCACAGGCTCTCTTGGCTAATGCGGATATGATGAAGATTGGTTTTGTTTCTAGGGTTCACCCTCGTGATCATTTTAACCATGTTATACTATCGGTTCTGGGGTATAAGCCGAAGGATTTTGCTGGGCAGATTAATCTGAACACTAACAACATGTGGGGAATTGTGAAGTCGATTGTTGATCTGTGTATGAAGCTGAGTGAAGGGAAGTATGTTTTGGTGAAGGATCCGTCCAAGCCTCAAGTTAGGATTTACGAGGTTCCGGCTGATGCTTTTGAGAATGATTATGTGGAAGAGCCTCTCCCTGAAGATGAGCAGGTTCAGCCACCTGAGGAAAACAACactgaaggaggaggaggagcagagACTAATGTAGCTGCAGAGGATAAGAAACCCGAAGGTCAGGCCTGA
- the LOC103827912 gene encoding uncharacterized protein LOC103827912: MFQLNFKPSVFRNVIRHTTNSVRMFSSSTPTFPFMLIDYLTNFSSVEDDGPVTKWYGSSPPNCYNQKEILIRDLKLREEVLEAMTSGFSRNQSFGFYDYYQSDSGDNPPILLKHKPSNPELTEVSAQLPPLPCGTKIQNIAMSSFSNRRRDWAVCVKLPGSQLSLCRPFAFGQFKWINIKPMPESISSFSSIMFSKKDQRFYIPSPGGNHLCSLDLNFKEGDMPRFLRIGFEDYPKSVVSELEELNSCSRTDHIVESPTGELFYIKWYGEEYEGEDLDRDENYNDVVRSLTHKTKKFMVFREKETGYAEEKKNEVIIYTEEDDKTMTYTEDIGDLCIFVGHSQAYCVPASSSPGLKPNCIYFVGYSFGVYDITTKTCTTFFTRDADEEDSEIAPLRRLDFPYWPPPFPISC; this comes from the exons ATGTTCCAGCTTAATTTCAAACCTTCTGTCTTTAGAAATGTCATC AGACACACTACAAATAGCGTTCGAATGTTCTCATCTTCAACACCAACCTTCCCGTTTATGCTGATTGACTACCTCACCAACTTCTCATCCGTTGAAGACGATGGTCCTGTGACAAAATGGTATGGAAGCAGTCCCCCAAATTGCTACAATCAAAAGGAAATATTGATTAGAGACTTGAAACTCAGGGAGGAGGTCCTTGAAGCAATGACTTCTGGATTTTCGCGTAACCAATCATTTGGATTCTATGATTATTATCAATCTGATAGTGGTGATAACCCTCCTATTCTCCTCAAACACAAACCCTCTAACCCGGAGTTAACAGAGGTAAGTGCACAGCTACCTCCTTTGCCTTGTGGTACCAAGATCCAGAACATTGCCATGTCAAGTTTTTCTAACCGAAGAAGAGATTGGGCTGTGTGTGTGAAGTTACCTGGTTCTCAGTTAAGTCTTTGTAGACCTTTTGCTTTTGGTCAGTTTAAATGGATAAACATCAAACCAATGCCTGAGTCTATAAGCTCTTTCTCGAGTATTATGTTCTCCAAGAAAGATCAAAGGTTTTACATTCCATCACCTGGAGGCAACCATCTGTGCTCTTTGGATCTCAACTTCAAGGAGGGTGACATGCCTCGGTTCTTGCGCATCGGGTTCGAAGATTATCCTAAGTCGGTGGTTAGCGAGTTGGAGGAATTGAATTCTTGTTCCAGGACAGACCACATTGTGGAATCACCCACTGGAGAGCTCTTCTACATTAAGTG GTACGGTGAGGAGTACGAGGGTGAGGACTTGGATAGAGATGAAAACTACAACGATGTGGTGAGATCGTTGACGCACAAAACCAAAAAGTTCATGGtgtttagagagaaagaaacaggATACGCTGAAGAAAAGAAGAATGAGGTTATAATATACACAGAAGAAGATGATAAGACTATGACCTACACAGAAGACATTGGAGATCTCTGCATTTTTGTTGGACATAGTCAGGCTTACTGTGTCCCGGCCAGCTCGTCCCCTGGACTCAAGCCTAACTGCATCTATTTCGTGGGCTACAGCTTCGGTGTTTATGATATCACCACAAAAACTTGCACTACCTTCTTTACCAGAGATGCTGACGAAGAAGATAGTGAGATAGCTCCATTAAGGAGATTAGATTTCCCTTACTGGCCTCCCCCATTTCCGATCTCTTGTTAa